One Sodalinema gerasimenkoae IPPAS B-353 DNA segment encodes these proteins:
- the yidD gene encoding membrane protein insertion efficiency factor YidD, whose translation MLSAIAKRTVLTLIRAYRLLISPWTLPSCRFQPTCSTYAVEAIERFGPWRGGVLALRRILRCHPFHPGGYDPVPPDPSATPSEDS comes from the coding sequence ATGCTGAGTGCGATCGCCAAACGGACCGTTTTAACCCTAATTCGAGCCTATCGTCTCCTGATTTCTCCCTGGACGTTGCCCTCCTGTCGCTTTCAGCCTACCTGTTCCACTTACGCCGTCGAGGCGATCGAACGCTTTGGCCCCTGGCGAGGGGGAGTCTTGGCCCTGCGTCGGATTTTACGCTGTCACCCCTTCCATCCCGGTGGCTATGATCCCGTTCCCCCTGACCCCTCAGCCACCCCTTCAGAAGACTCCTAG
- a CDS encoding DUF3172 domain-containing protein: MKRSRATSKAKSALNYTLLAIIGGVFILGIGIGIAFSSTTTVNAQNVASREVLDRSVANPELCVQYGASAMVVESYAYITLNPFNVYVSQPSMHPGCVIRNTNWSILERMNVVSSGEVRNCRNRLNTFGFMGDINNNPKVQCIYQNQAEDNNFLRQPGSGVTNKAPESNRF; this comes from the coding sequence ATGAAGCGTAGCAGAGCCACCAGTAAAGCCAAGTCCGCCTTGAACTATACCCTCCTAGCCATCATTGGCGGCGTCTTCATCCTCGGGATAGGGATTGGAATCGCGTTCAGTTCCACCACCACCGTCAACGCCCAAAACGTCGCCTCCCGAGAAGTCCTCGATCGCAGCGTTGCCAACCCGGAACTGTGCGTGCAATATGGGGCCAGTGCCATGGTTGTAGAAAGCTACGCCTACATCACCCTTAACCCCTTCAACGTCTACGTTTCCCAGCCCAGTATGCACCCTGGCTGTGTCATCCGCAACACCAACTGGTCAATTCTCGAACGGATGAATGTGGTCTCCTCCGGCGAAGTCCGCAACTGCCGCAACCGCCTCAACACCTTCGGCTTCATGGGAGACATCAACAACAATCCCAAAGTTCAATGTATCTATCAAAACCAAGCCGAGGACAACAACTTCCTCCGACAACCCGGTAGTGGTGTTACTAACAAAGCCCCTGAATCGAATCGTTTTTAG
- a CDS encoding S-layer homology domain-containing protein, with protein MKFPPVALIALAAAVPSAEAVMAASVGIQLPDNCNVVALSPAESGRAGGMLVCAPESPDGPAPILGNNIDIPDLPESVEFADLGDRYERPFIEALARQGIIPAAEDEKFNPDDPLTEAELRAWLDKSLEIRETMNPSLKDSSEEALEDSSLEEEAQAAKATGKEIHLEHFGKRLTGKSVEKDVEPVVSRLEALVALATHFDLELTEELEANTVLSFTDLDRVPETAHNALKAIVGHEIIILHHEEDEEEEELEEMALYPHFSATRADVAVLLYKSMVKSGGFAPIAMSSQGSLGEMDVRFNGSGDAISSPLVRPGLMQQLFADSYSPGTIAIGLAEGTRTVEGGKTNGYWGHRDPGNGKHNMGTFSYQHGARTPEEADLLQLRRIYQYSAALEEYAATHNMELSVLELVAGLDLANQAPLAAQHYLANLQEAKARGATGIDAILEARAYSYFNPATGRLEAGGFRNNWEWLRYDQLRRIHAIHQTLAYHGIE; from the coding sequence ATGAAGTTTCCCCCTGTTGCACTGATCGCATTGGCTGCCGCTGTTCCGAGTGCGGAGGCAGTCATGGCCGCGTCGGTGGGGATTCAACTTCCCGACAACTGTAATGTCGTTGCATTGAGTCCCGCTGAAAGTGGACGGGCCGGTGGAATGCTCGTCTGTGCGCCGGAGTCCCCGGATGGCCCGGCTCCCATTTTAGGGAATAATATTGATATTCCTGACCTGCCTGAGTCGGTTGAGTTTGCGGATTTGGGCGATCGCTACGAACGACCCTTTATTGAAGCCCTGGCCCGCCAAGGGATTATTCCAGCGGCGGAGGATGAAAAGTTTAATCCAGATGACCCCCTCACAGAGGCTGAGTTACGAGCTTGGTTAGATAAAAGTCTGGAAATCCGGGAGACGATGAACCCCTCCCTTAAAGATTCCTCGGAAGAGGCCTTAGAAGATTCTAGTCTTGAGGAAGAGGCTCAAGCAGCTAAGGCGACTGGGAAGGAGATTCATCTGGAGCATTTTGGCAAACGGCTCACGGGTAAGTCTGTTGAGAAAGACGTCGAGCCAGTGGTGTCTCGCTTGGAGGCCCTGGTGGCCCTGGCGACTCACTTTGATTTGGAGTTAACCGAGGAGTTGGAGGCGAATACGGTTTTAAGCTTCACGGACCTCGATCGCGTCCCGGAAACGGCCCACAACGCTCTGAAAGCCATTGTGGGCCATGAAATTATTATCCTGCATCACGAGGAAGATGAGGAGGAGGAAGAGCTAGAGGAGATGGCCCTCTATCCTCACTTCTCGGCCACCCGGGCTGATGTAGCAGTGTTGCTGTATAAGTCCATGGTGAAAAGTGGTGGTTTTGCGCCCATCGCCATGAGTTCTCAAGGCTCTCTCGGTGAGATGGATGTTCGCTTCAATGGCTCCGGTGATGCGATTTCCTCTCCCCTGGTGCGTCCCGGATTGATGCAACAACTCTTTGCGGACTCCTACTCCCCAGGAACCATCGCCATCGGGTTAGCGGAAGGAACCCGCACGGTGGAAGGGGGCAAAACAAACGGTTATTGGGGCCACCGAGATCCGGGCAATGGTAAGCACAATATGGGAACGTTTAGTTACCAGCATGGTGCTAGAACCCCGGAAGAGGCGGATTTACTGCAACTGCGACGGATTTATCAATATAGTGCGGCCCTCGAAGAGTATGCGGCAACTCATAATATGGAATTGTCGGTGTTGGAGTTGGTGGCTGGCTTAGATTTAGCGAACCAAGCGCCTCTGGCGGCTCAGCATTATCTGGCCAACTTACAAGAGGCTAAAGCCCGAGGGGCAACGGGAATCGATGCCATCCTGGAAGCTCGGGCCTATAGTTACTTTAACCCGGCGACAGGACGTTTGGAGGCCGGCGGCTTCCGTAATAACTGGGAGTGGTTACGCTATGACCAGTTGCGTCGGATTCACGCTATCCATCAGACTCTCGCGTATCACGGAATCGAGTAA
- a CDS encoding esterase/lipase family protein — translation MSVSPVQPSSVPSSAKIVVLVHGIFRQSKVFYKMKKSLENKGYIVYSPDLFHRWGALGLADLAQQLEKFIEQNIPSETEFDLVGLSMGGIVSRYYLQRLNGAQRVRRFITIASPHLGTWLAYGFPRRTGLEMRPGSRLLKDLNQDLEHLDLDITSIWTLWDFIIVPSQHCCLPVGEVIQVPVLLHGMMAWSDRTIEVVQKRLQEPVSSPKTTRVS, via the coding sequence ATGTCTGTATCACCTGTTCAACCGTCTTCTGTACCCTCTTCCGCGAAAATTGTTGTGTTGGTTCACGGCATTTTTCGCCAATCCAAAGTCTTCTATAAAATGAAAAAAAGCCTAGAGAATAAAGGCTACATCGTCTATAGCCCAGATTTGTTTCATCGTTGGGGTGCGTTGGGACTCGCTGACCTGGCACAACAACTGGAGAAATTCATTGAGCAGAATATCCCATCAGAGACGGAGTTTGACTTAGTGGGATTGAGTATGGGGGGAATTGTCAGCCGTTATTACTTACAACGGCTCAATGGTGCTCAACGGGTGCGGCGTTTTATTACGATCGCCTCCCCCCATTTAGGAACTTGGCTGGCCTATGGCTTTCCTCGACGCACAGGGTTAGAAATGCGTCCTGGGAGTCGGTTACTGAAGGATTTAAATCAAGACTTAGAACACCTCGATCTGGATATCACCAGCATCTGGACTCTTTGGGATTTCATTATTGTTCCTTCGCAACATTGCTGTTTACCCGTGGGCGAGGTGATTCAGGTTCCGGTGCTGTTGCATGGCATGATGGCCTGGAGTGATCGCACCATTGAAGTGGTTCAAAAACGGTTGCAAGAACCGGTTTCTTCGCCCAAAACGACGAGGGTTAGCTGA
- a CDS encoding C40 family peptidase, whose protein sequence is MATGAIELHESGEYRNLAPLNLYDSPQRDSLATQAATGRHLRILSLPKGEESALRVRLCEDDYPGWLGPEAAAQLEPTSPYMAVDFSEMEIRDFIPQVIEFTRQAMAEPNHYLWGGTLGPDYDCSGLMQAAFASVGVWLPRDAYLQEAFTRAVSTEAMQPGDLVFFGTPIKATHVGLYLGDNCYIHSSGRELGHNGIAIDSLGDDGGQVSRNYRRILRGSGRVTQSYQPGDLLDLQPD, encoded by the coding sequence ATGGCTACAGGAGCGATCGAGTTGCACGAATCTGGGGAATATCGCAATTTAGCCCCGCTCAATCTCTATGATTCTCCCCAACGGGACAGCTTGGCAACCCAGGCCGCAACAGGACGACACCTGCGAATTTTATCACTGCCCAAGGGGGAGGAGTCCGCCCTGCGGGTGCGCCTCTGTGAAGATGACTATCCCGGCTGGCTGGGCCCAGAAGCAGCGGCCCAGCTTGAACCCACCTCCCCCTATATGGCAGTTGACTTTTCCGAGATGGAAATTCGCGACTTTATCCCCCAGGTGATTGAGTTTACCCGGCAGGCCATGGCCGAACCCAACCATTATCTCTGGGGGGGAACCCTGGGGCCCGATTATGACTGTTCGGGATTGATGCAAGCGGCCTTTGCCTCGGTGGGGGTATGGTTGCCCCGAGATGCCTATTTACAAGAAGCCTTCACTCGGGCCGTGTCGACGGAGGCGATGCAGCCTGGGGATTTGGTGTTTTTCGGAACTCCCATTAAAGCCACTCATGTCGGACTCTATCTAGGAGACAACTGTTATATCCATAGTTCTGGCCGGGAGTTAGGTCATAATGGCATTGCCATTGACAGCCTCGGCGACGATGGGGGCCAAGTGAGTCGGAACTATCGACGCATTCTCAGAGGTTCCGGCCGGGTTACCCAGAGTTATCAGCCGGGGGATTTGTTGGATTTGCAACCGGACTGA
- the murQ gene encoding N-acetylmuramic acid 6-phosphate etherase → MESRGHLLTEQSNPNSQELDRLSSLELVDLFVQEDARVLEAIATAREAIAQAIDRTAEALAGGGRLFYIGAGTSGRLGVLDAAECPPTFCTPPELVQGILAGGEAALVRSSEALEDRAEDGALAMAEREVTAKDVVVGISAGGTTPYVQGAIAEARQRGATTLFIACVPVEQVPSQADLEIRLLVGPEVLAGSTRLKAGTVTKLVLNILSTSVMVKLGKVYGNRMVDVSVTNQKLRDRAIRTLVDLTELSRREAESLLDRCQQRVKLALLVHWSGLEVEEGRSRLEAAGGQLRKALEGE, encoded by the coding sequence TTGGAGAGTCGCGGACATTTGTTGACGGAACAGAGTAATCCCAATTCCCAGGAGTTGGATCGCTTGAGTTCTCTGGAATTAGTGGATTTGTTTGTCCAGGAAGATGCTCGGGTGTTGGAGGCGATCGCCACCGCTCGCGAGGCGATCGCCCAAGCCATCGATCGCACCGCTGAAGCCCTAGCTGGCGGGGGTCGCTTATTCTATATCGGAGCCGGCACGAGCGGGCGTTTGGGGGTGCTTGACGCGGCAGAATGTCCGCCCACCTTCTGCACCCCTCCGGAGCTGGTACAGGGCATTTTAGCGGGGGGTGAGGCGGCTCTGGTTCGCAGTTCGGAAGCCCTAGAGGATCGCGCTGAGGATGGGGCGTTAGCTATGGCCGAGCGAGAGGTGACGGCGAAGGATGTGGTGGTGGGGATTTCTGCTGGGGGAACCACGCCTTATGTGCAAGGGGCGATCGCCGAGGCCCGTCAACGAGGGGCCACCACCCTATTTATCGCCTGTGTGCCGGTTGAGCAAGTCCCCAGTCAGGCAGATTTAGAAATTCGGCTTTTAGTGGGGCCCGAAGTGTTAGCCGGTTCCACACGCCTAAAAGCCGGAACCGTGACCAAGTTAGTGCTAAATATCCTCTCCACCAGCGTCATGGTGAAACTGGGGAAAGTCTATGGCAATCGCATGGTGGATGTGTCCGTCACCAATCAGAAATTACGCGATCGCGCCATCCGCACCCTAGTCGATTTAACGGAGTTATCCCGCCGTGAGGCAGAGTCGTTATTAGACCGCTGTCAGCAACGGGTGAAACTGGCGTTGTTAGTGCATTGGTCTGGCTTAGAGGTTGAGGAAGGGCGATCGCGCTTAGAGGCTGCTGGGGGACAGTTACGTAAGGCATTGGAGGGGGAATAG
- a CDS encoding succinate dehydrogenase/fumarate reductase iron-sulfur subunit — protein sequence MHVTFQILRQTRDNAPRLDTYHLDVDPSETILTCLDRIKWEQDGSLGYRKNCRNTICGSCSMRINGRSTLACKENVGAELARLRQIHGLSEADIPPMTIAPMGNMPVIKDLVVDMRKFWDNLDAVDPYVSTQARQVPEREFSQSPQEREKLSHSGNCILCGACYSECNAVEVNADFVGPHALAKAQRMLDDNRDDRTEARVAQYEQGTDGVWGCTRCYYCNSVCPMEVAPLDRIGEVKQAILSRRDASASRAVRHRKTLVELVRDGGWVDERKFGLQVVGNYFQDLRGLLSLAPLGLRMLVCGKFPLRFEKSEGTEEVRSLIDSVRQLEAQNR from the coding sequence ATGCACGTTACCTTTCAAATTCTGCGCCAAACTCGCGACAACGCCCCCCGCTTGGACACCTATCACCTCGATGTTGACCCCAGTGAGACCATTCTCACCTGTCTCGATCGCATCAAATGGGAACAGGATGGCAGTCTGGGCTACCGTAAGAATTGCCGTAACACCATCTGCGGCAGTTGTTCGATGCGGATTAACGGCCGTTCCACCCTGGCGTGTAAGGAGAATGTGGGGGCGGAACTGGCCCGGCTGCGGCAGATTCACGGCCTATCGGAGGCGGACATCCCGCCGATGACTATTGCCCCCATGGGGAATATGCCGGTGATTAAGGATTTAGTGGTGGATATGCGCAAATTCTGGGACAACCTAGATGCCGTGGACCCCTATGTGAGTACCCAGGCCCGTCAGGTTCCGGAACGGGAGTTTTCCCAATCGCCTCAGGAACGGGAGAAACTCAGCCATAGTGGCAACTGTATTCTCTGCGGGGCCTGTTACTCGGAATGTAACGCCGTGGAGGTGAATGCGGATTTTGTCGGTCCCCACGCCCTGGCGAAGGCCCAGCGGATGTTGGATGATAACCGAGACGATCGCACAGAAGCCCGTGTGGCCCAATATGAACAGGGAACCGATGGGGTTTGGGGCTGTACTCGTTGTTATTACTGTAATTCCGTCTGTCCGATGGAAGTGGCCCCCCTCGATCGCATTGGGGAAGTGAAACAGGCCATTCTCTCCCGCCGCGATGCTAGTGCCAGTCGGGCGGTGCGTCACCGGAAAACTCTGGTGGAGTTGGTTCGAGATGGGGGCTGGGTGGATGAACGCAAGTTTGGCCTGCAAGTGGTGGGCAATTATTTCCAAGATTTGCGCGGTCTGTTGAGTTTGGCGCCTCTGGGGTTACGGATGTTGGTTTGTGGGAAGTTTCCTCTCCGGTTTGAGAAGTCCGAGGGAACCGAGGAGGTGCGATCGCTCATTGATTCAGTGCGGCAGTTGGAAGCACAGAATCGTTAG
- a CDS encoding serine hydrolase, which produces MTFFRKDEALEAVGDRILEAIWAEFPQLAKNQLALTWIPYDPPIAVNTGGALSSDEFWKYQPRGFHYRGVERIYPASIVKLFYLVAVSEWLETGMIEPSAELDRAVRDSIVDSSNDATSLIVDVLTGTTSGPELPPGPFETWKMQRNIVNRYFQSLGWEELATINVNHKTWCDGAYGRERAFLGTMMDNRNMLTTNATARLVHSIVGGVAVSSGRSQQMMALMKRHLDPAALAADPENQVTGFLGQGLPLDTGVWSKAGLTSQVRHDAAYIELPDANPYLLVVFSEGPAQSQSEALLPFVSGQVAEAMRGLSQG; this is translated from the coding sequence ATGACGTTTTTCAGAAAAGACGAAGCACTCGAAGCCGTTGGCGATCGCATTTTAGAGGCGATTTGGGCCGAGTTTCCCCAGCTTGCTAAAAACCAACTGGCCCTAACCTGGATTCCCTATGATCCTCCCATTGCAGTCAATACCGGTGGGGCCCTCAGTTCCGATGAGTTCTGGAAGTACCAACCTCGGGGCTTCCACTATCGGGGGGTAGAACGGATTTATCCGGCGAGTATCGTCAAGTTATTTTACCTGGTCGCCGTCTCGGAGTGGCTGGAGACGGGCATGATTGAACCTTCGGCGGAACTCGATCGGGCCGTGCGCGATAGTATTGTGGATTCGAGTAATGATGCGACGAGCCTAATTGTGGATGTTCTCACGGGAACCACCAGCGGTCCAGAATTGCCCCCCGGCCCCTTTGAAACCTGGAAAATGCAGCGCAACATCGTTAACCGCTATTTTCAGTCTCTGGGTTGGGAGGAGTTGGCGACGATTAATGTCAATCATAAGACCTGGTGCGATGGGGCCTATGGCCGCGAACGGGCCTTCCTGGGAACGATGATGGACAACCGCAATATGCTGACGACCAATGCTACGGCTCGGTTGGTGCATAGTATTGTCGGTGGGGTGGCGGTGTCGTCAGGGCGATCGCAGCAGATGATGGCGTTGATGAAACGCCATCTCGACCCAGCGGCGTTGGCGGCTGACCCAGAAAATCAGGTCACGGGCTTTCTGGGCCAGGGGTTACCGTTGGATACGGGGGTTTGGTCGAAGGCGGGCCTAACCAGTCAGGTGCGCCATGATGCGGCGTATATTGAACTCCCGGATGCCAATCCCTATCTGTTGGTGGTCTTCAGTGAGGGACCAGCCCAGAGTCAGTCCGAAGCCTTACTCCCCTTTGTCTCGGGACAGGTAGCCGAGGCGATGCGAGGCTTAAGTCAGGGCTGA
- a CDS encoding DUF3110 domain-containing protein: MKVYVLLFNARQENEGIHTIRLGTPQGGERNIVMMFESQDDAERYAMLLEAQDFHVPTAEAFESEEIEEFCNSCHYEAKLIPEGFVPESPEERIFLSPPETNLADTDWEREQQETGNPPQEEDVPTAQLDDIRRRLEGLL; this comes from the coding sequence ATGAAAGTCTATGTCTTATTATTCAACGCTCGTCAGGAGAATGAGGGTATTCACACGATTCGTTTAGGAACCCCCCAGGGGGGAGAACGAAATATTGTCATGATGTTTGAGTCTCAGGATGATGCCGAACGCTATGCCATGTTGTTAGAGGCCCAGGATTTCCATGTCCCCACGGCGGAGGCATTTGAATCTGAGGAGATTGAGGAATTTTGCAACAGTTGCCATTATGAAGCTAAGTTAATCCCCGAGGGATTTGTACCGGAGTCTCCCGAGGAGCGGATTTTCCTCTCACCACCGGAAACCAATTTAGCGGATACCGATTGGGAACGGGAACAGCAAGAGACGGGGAACCCCCCCCAAGAGGAGGATGTCCCCACGGCCCAGTTAGATGATATTCGTCGCCGCTTAGAAGGGTTGTTGTAA
- a CDS encoding phospholipase D-like domain-containing protein, giving the protein MVVVRRSFLLLASLGLILSLSLGCRSPWTLQQGQINRPPPLPQHPQIEAYFNQNPAHHYSDPYRNISRDGDNLEQLLIENIENAQERVDIAIQELRLPKLARAIARQHQAGIPVRLILEHDYNRPWSDYSPEEIRQFDDRQRSRYEEAKHLIDSNNDGVMSPEEIAENDALVVLRNAQVPTIDDTADGSQGSGLMHHKFVLIDNNILITGSANFTLSEIHGDMGEPASRGNPNHLLRLDNPQLVSVFREEFEFMWGGGPEGTLQSRFGLRKPHRPLRSFTVGDTLVSVKFSPTSTTLPWEQSTNGEIAAALNTAQHQVDLALFVFSAQEITNQLIERHHAGVEVRALIDRGFAFRHYSEGLDMLGVALADEQCRYEVDNQPWDPPISSVGVARLPPGDILHHKFALIDDSLVITGSHNWSNAANVSNDEAVLMIQNQTVAAHFRQEFDRLYRTADLGLPSHIAQRIREREADCPVIVHRSSEIPEVVDLNTASLEELTTLPRIGEVLGQRIIEARPFTRLEQVLDVQGIGAQTLQGWGDRAHVSESPSN; this is encoded by the coding sequence ATGGTTGTGGTGCGTCGTTCCTTCCTACTCTTAGCCAGTCTAGGGTTGATCCTCAGCCTAAGCCTCGGCTGTCGCTCCCCCTGGACCCTACAACAGGGCCAGATAAACCGGCCACCCCCACTTCCCCAACACCCACAGATTGAAGCGTACTTCAACCAAAACCCCGCTCACCACTACAGCGATCCCTATCGCAACATCTCCCGCGACGGCGATAACCTCGAACAACTCCTCATCGAGAACATCGAAAACGCCCAAGAACGCGTCGATATCGCCATTCAAGAACTGCGACTTCCCAAACTCGCTCGGGCGATCGCCCGCCAACATCAAGCCGGAATCCCCGTCCGCCTGATCCTAGAACATGACTATAATCGCCCCTGGAGCGACTATAGCCCCGAAGAAATTCGCCAATTCGACGATCGCCAACGCTCCCGCTACGAGGAAGCCAAACACTTGATTGATAGCAACAACGACGGCGTGATGAGTCCCGAGGAAATCGCCGAAAATGACGCACTCGTTGTCCTACGCAACGCCCAAGTCCCCACCATCGATGATACCGCCGACGGCTCCCAGGGCAGCGGTCTCATGCACCATAAATTTGTCCTCATTGATAACAACATCCTCATCACGGGTTCGGCTAACTTCACCCTCTCAGAAATCCATGGCGATATGGGAGAACCCGCCAGTCGGGGAAATCCCAATCATCTACTGCGTCTAGACAATCCCCAATTGGTAAGTGTATTTCGCGAAGAATTTGAGTTTATGTGGGGAGGCGGCCCCGAGGGAACCCTTCAGAGTCGCTTTGGCTTACGAAAACCCCATCGTCCACTCCGCAGTTTCACCGTCGGCGATACCCTCGTTTCGGTGAAATTTTCCCCCACCTCAACCACCCTTCCCTGGGAACAGAGTACCAACGGGGAAATCGCCGCCGCTCTCAACACGGCTCAACATCAGGTTGATTTAGCCCTCTTTGTTTTCTCCGCTCAAGAGATCACCAATCAACTCATTGAACGCCACCACGCCGGTGTTGAAGTCCGGGCCTTAATTGACCGAGGCTTTGCCTTTCGTCACTACTCCGAAGGCCTGGATATGTTAGGAGTGGCTCTCGCCGATGAGCAATGTCGCTATGAGGTGGATAATCAACCCTGGGACCCACCCATTTCTAGCGTTGGTGTGGCTCGACTTCCCCCAGGCGATATCTTACATCATAAGTTTGCCCTCATTGATGATTCCTTGGTCATTACCGGCTCTCACAACTGGTCAAATGCTGCCAACGTCAGCAATGATGAGGCAGTGTTAATGATTCAAAATCAGACCGTGGCGGCTCATTTTCGCCAGGAATTTGACCGTCTTTATCGAACCGCAGACTTAGGGCTTCCCTCCCATATTGCCCAGCGCATTCGTGAACGAGAAGCGGACTGTCCGGTCATCGTTCACCGCAGTAGTGAGATTCCTGAGGTGGTCGATTTGAATACCGCCAGTTTGGAGGAGTTGACCACCCTTCCTAGAATTGGTGAGGTGTTAGGACAACGGATTATCGAGGCGCGTCCCTTTACCCGCCTAGAGCAGGTGTTAGATGTTCAAGGAATTGGCGCACAAACTCTCCAAGGTTGGGGCGATCGCGCTCATGTATCTGAGTCTCCGAGTAACTAA
- a CDS encoding diacylglycerol/polyprenol kinase family protein, which translates to MLEFGLAPTTTPLWFSSGLVVAWLGVVLATAEALYRYRHLNPEFSRKIVHIGTGNVILIAWGFGVPAWIGIAAAILAGLAALLSYWLPLLPGVNSIGRQSLGTFFYAVSIGVLIAAFWESTPYYTALGILIMTWGDGCAALVGMRFGKHPYRVLGMNKSLEGTAAMFSISYLISQFVLLASGSPWTELILVSLLVAATATLLESFSTLGLDNLTVPVGSAGLAFYVQSFLLS; encoded by the coding sequence ATGTTAGAGTTCGGTCTTGCACCCACTACCACACCGCTGTGGTTCTCTAGTGGCTTGGTTGTGGCCTGGTTAGGAGTCGTTCTCGCCACCGCCGAAGCTCTCTATCGCTATCGTCATCTTAACCCGGAGTTTAGCCGCAAAATTGTCCATATTGGCACCGGGAACGTCATCCTCATTGCCTGGGGATTCGGGGTTCCCGCTTGGATTGGGATTGCAGCGGCCATCCTGGCGGGGTTGGCGGCCCTACTGTCTTACTGGCTTCCCCTGCTTCCAGGCGTTAACAGTATTGGCCGTCAAAGTCTAGGAACCTTCTTTTACGCCGTGAGTATTGGGGTTCTGATTGCGGCCTTCTGGGAGTCCACCCCCTACTATACTGCCTTGGGGATTCTGATTATGACCTGGGGCGATGGCTGTGCGGCGTTGGTGGGGATGCGGTTTGGCAAACATCCCTATCGTGTCTTGGGGATGAATAAAAGCCTGGAGGGAACTGCGGCCATGTTTAGCATTAGTTATCTCATTAGCCAGTTTGTCTTACTGGCCTCGGGTTCACCCTGGACCGAGCTTATTTTAGTATCTTTATTAGTAGCTGCCACGGCCACTCTCTTGGAATCGTTCTCAACCCTCGGGTTGGATAATTTGACGGTTCCTGTAGGGAGTGCGGGGTTAGCGTTTTATGTGCAGTCGTTTTTGTTGTCTTGA
- a CDS encoding DUF4079 domain-containing protein: MDFIPESIKPWLNFIHPLLMWGMLAIAIYALYTGLKVRKLRSATGEEKKELAQGDFRSKHFKIGSLLLVGVVLGTIGGMSVTYINNGKLFVGPHLLVGLSMMGLVALSASLAPLMQRGKDWARYSHISLNVAVVGLFAWQAVTGINILQRILEDF; the protein is encoded by the coding sequence ATGGACTTCATTCCTGAGTCAATTAAACCCTGGCTAAACTTCATTCACCCCTTACTGATGTGGGGAATGTTGGCGATCGCCATTTACGCCCTTTACACGGGTCTCAAAGTCCGTAAACTGCGCTCTGCGACCGGCGAAGAGAAAAAAGAGCTAGCGCAAGGAGATTTTCGCAGCAAACACTTCAAAATTGGCTCCTTACTCTTGGTTGGTGTCGTTCTCGGCACCATTGGCGGGATGTCCGTCACCTACATCAACAACGGTAAACTGTTTGTTGGGCCCCACCTGTTAGTCGGCTTGAGCATGATGGGACTGGTGGCCCTGTCTGCTTCCCTGGCCCCCCTCATGCAACGAGGCAAGGACTGGGCCCGTTACAGCCATATTAGTCTGAACGTTGCTGTGGTCGGTTTGTTTGCCTGGCAAGCTGTCACCGGCATCAACATTTTGCAACGGATCTTAGAAGACTTCTAA